The proteins below come from a single Chryseobacterium sp. MA9 genomic window:
- a CDS encoding TMEM175 family protein — MKKERLDAITDGIMAVISTLMLMDIKIPNLSFAHLPGILYQIFVYAMSFVTVVIVWLNHHRITLHKEKIGINSVWINFGLLFVISFIPIATAHLSESFFDTSNHMFYGVVTTLVVLFYAIFQECITQSENEKNIRFDRKMSWLTMGLYLLSIPLSLITVYISGTIFLFVPALYFIQSKK, encoded by the coding sequence ATGAAAAAAGAACGATTAGATGCCATTACGGATGGGATAATGGCTGTGATAAGCACTCTTATGCTTATGGATATCAAAATACCAAATTTATCATTTGCACATTTGCCTGGTATTTTGTATCAGATATTTGTTTATGCCATGAGCTTTGTGACTGTAGTCATTGTATGGCTTAACCATCATCGTATCACTTTGCATAAAGAGAAGATAGGGATCAATTCTGTTTGGATTAATTTCGGATTATTGTTTGTAATATCATTTATCCCTATTGCTACAGCGCATTTAAGTGAATCTTTTTTTGATACTTCTAACCATATGTTCTATGGTGTTGTTACGACATTGGTTGTACTTTTCTACGCAATCTTTCAGGAGTGTATCACCCAATCAGAAAATGAAAAGAATATACGGTTTGACCGGAAGATGAGTTGGTTGACAATGGGACTTTATCTATTAAGTATTCCATTAAGTTTGATAACCGTGTATATATCCGGGACTATTTTTCTTTTCGTACCTGCTCTATATTTTATTCAAAGTAAGAAATAG
- a CDS encoding RteC domain-containing protein: MKTLLNFLISNVHFLMTIYKTKLESGLYNYDEKFVTSHDHLVAQILANDRLEKYLLKSISEAEGYVFEKINDQSPLDWSSSKSGLVELLYALHQTRCFNGGNIEFSEVIRFTERSLNVSLGNFYKTLHETLFYS; this comes from the coding sequence ATGAAAACACTCCTTAACTTTTTAATATCTAATGTTCACTTCTTGATGACGATTTACAAAACAAAACTTGAATCGGGATTGTATAACTATGATGAAAAGTTCGTTACTTCCCATGACCACTTAGTCGCACAGATTCTGGCTAACGACCGCCTGGAGAAATATCTTTTGAAATCTATAAGCGAAGCCGAAGGATATGTTTTTGAAAAGATAAATGATCAGTCTCCATTGGATTGGTCTTCTTCAAAGTCCGGATTGGTTGAACTTTTATATGCCCTTCATCAAACACGTTGCTTTAACGGTGGAAATATTGAATTTAGTGAGGTAATACGCTTTACTGAAAGATCGCTGAATGTCAGTTTGGGAAATTTTTATAAAACCCTCCATGAAACTTTGTTCTACTCATAA
- a CDS encoding helix-turn-helix domain-containing protein encodes MNIDRIEFMAWMERIMTRFDILHKKISTKQNKLSSIDCEQLLDNQDVLQMLKISSRSLQRYRSDKKLPYYTISGKLYYKLSDVHQLIRNSFNKSSGYY; translated from the coding sequence ATGAATATTGACAGAATAGAATTTATGGCTTGGATGGAGAGAATTATGACTCGTTTTGATATCCTTCATAAAAAAATAAGCACCAAACAAAATAAACTGTCTTCTATTGATTGTGAGCAGTTACTGGATAACCAGGACGTTCTTCAGATGCTTAAAATCAGTTCACGGTCACTACAGCGTTACCGGTCAGACAAAAAACTGCCGTACTATACGATAAGCGGTAAATTATATTATAAGCTTTCTGATGTTCATCAGCTGATCAGAAACAGTTTTAATAAATCTTCCGGATATTATTAG
- a CDS encoding AAA family ATPase, whose translation MRIAVFGAHNVGKTTLAEELLESLPGYTLETEPYCQLELSGYEFSEHLNAEDFVEQFNYSVHLISQSGNDVIFDRFVLDILAYLHVIDPNRNIQSFFEKTQTLIAEIDLFVFVPIEELDLMQNYQTNLPKLRSKVNDLLYDWISDFGIEVIEVRGTVLNRRNQVLDKIL comes from the coding sequence ATGAGAATTGCAGTATTTGGAGCGCATAATGTTGGTAAGACAACATTAGCAGAAGAACTTTTGGAGAGCCTTCCTGGCTATACCCTTGAAACAGAACCTTACTGTCAATTAGAGCTTTCAGGTTATGAATTTTCAGAACATCTTAATGCTGAGGATTTTGTTGAACAATTTAATTACTCGGTCCATCTTATTTCCCAAAGCGGAAATGACGTTATATTTGATCGGTTTGTCCTTGATATCCTTGCCTATCTGCATGTTATTGATCCAAATAGAAATATTCAATCCTTTTTTGAAAAAACTCAAACACTCATTGCAGAAATTGATCTCTTTGTTTTTGTTCCCATTGAAGAGCTGGATCTGATGCAGAACTATCAGACAAACCTTCCAAAACTTAGAAGTAAGGTTAATGATTTACTCTACGATTGGATTAGTGATTTTGGAATAGAGGTAATTGAAGTAAGAGGTACAGTATTGAATCGCAGAAACCAAGTACTTGATAAAATTTTATAA
- a CDS encoding transposase, which yields MEDFKNIHLGEFIKKRIEESAMDMDRITAFMNNTEGEIKEMLSSPSLDTVILLRWSKLLRYDFFRLYSQHIMLYAPAGARETGRETESRKGSMPRFRKNIYTPEIIQFILELIETGEKTKIEIIENYRIPKTTLYKWITKYRKKQKENMAMDTINNSSK from the coding sequence ATGGAAGATTTTAAAAATATCCATTTAGGAGAATTTATTAAAAAGCGAATTGAAGAATCTGCAATGGACATGGACAGGATCACTGCTTTTATGAATAATACAGAGGGAGAAATTAAAGAAATGCTTTCAAGTCCTTCTTTAGATACAGTAATATTGCTTCGCTGGAGTAAATTGCTGCGTTATGATTTTTTTAGGTTATATTCTCAGCATATCATGCTGTATGCTCCTGCCGGAGCCAGGGAAACCGGAAGGGAAACAGAGAGTAGAAAAGGTTCTATGCCCCGATTCAGGAAAAACATCTACACTCCCGAGATTATTCAGTTTATCCTGGAGCTTATTGAGACTGGGGAAAAAACAAAAATAGAAATCATTGAAAATTATCGAATTCCTAAAACAACTTTGTATAAATGGATAACTAAGTACAGGAAGAAACAGAAAGAAAATATGGCAATGGATACAATTAACAATAGCTCTAAATAA
- a CDS encoding transposase, whose translation MKNPLINEASPDYKRIYKDLLEMKYPEKKEACSIILKKTKITALDVIQINRIIFGKNKTKRKHRSYDKNSITKILKYQYDNSMTNIGLAKELGISRNTIAKWKKYFQYKI comes from the coding sequence ATGAAAAATCCATTAATCAATGAGGCAAGTCCTGATTATAAAAGGATCTATAAAGATCTACTTGAAATGAAATATCCTGAAAAGAAAGAAGCATGTAGTATAATTTTAAAAAAAACTAAGATTACTGCTCTTGATGTGATCCAGATAAACAGAATCATATTTGGCAAAAATAAGACGAAAAGAAAACACAGGTCTTATGATAAAAATTCAATAACAAAAATATTGAAATATCAGTATGACAATAGTATGACAAATATTGGCTTAGCCAAGGAGTTGGGAATCAGCCGTAATACTATCGCAAAATGGAAAAAATATTTTCAGTATAAAATATAA
- a CDS encoding AraC family transcriptional regulator has product MAELFKYIYTSLPMISSLTCGMLFVVAYGQELTKVEEQVKKLLGVYFAFMVLSWVYVQFNFNYEHLLKYYLPLVCFVLQLNQVIFYHFISLLTPVEKDNLFHIKVHYIIPLILLFVSGIFMITFTGINQLSNDAVSSLFMPYTSLSVFFFMLCYAILGSIRVIRYKRILIKKHGREKWKVMRWMVPLMVVRFLLLILFICNPLQLNFVLIAMTLLVPVQHIIIVYNILMRNYAILSFGDHNTVMIAGGEIIALSDVFNNQEAKPVSNASLLLAKEELEQYYEESKPYLNAGFKMQDLAVYFETNRTYLSGFINKTFGVNFSQYNNLWRLKEMKYLLEHPEHKDKNQEELALMAGFSTPRAYWRAKKAAEQKVEQKDNE; this is encoded by the coding sequence ATGGCAGAGCTATTTAAGTATATATATACTTCACTACCAATGATCTCTTCACTCACTTGTGGTATGCTTTTCGTCGTCGCTTACGGACAGGAACTAACCAAAGTGGAGGAGCAGGTCAAGAAATTACTGGGTGTTTATTTTGCTTTTATGGTCTTAAGCTGGGTATATGTCCAATTTAATTTTAACTATGAGCATCTGTTGAAATATTACCTTCCTCTAGTCTGTTTTGTATTGCAGCTCAATCAGGTTATTTTTTATCATTTTATCAGCCTGCTGACCCCTGTAGAAAAAGACAATCTGTTTCATATAAAAGTCCATTATATTATACCACTGATCCTTCTCTTTGTTTCAGGAATTTTTATGATAACTTTTACGGGAATTAATCAGCTTTCAAACGACGCCGTTTCATCGTTATTTATGCCCTATACATCTCTTTCAGTTTTCTTTTTCATGCTTTGCTATGCGATACTGGGAAGCATAAGAGTTATCCGGTATAAAAGAATATTGATAAAAAAACACGGAAGAGAAAAATGGAAAGTGATGCGTTGGATGGTGCCACTGATGGTCGTAAGATTTTTGCTTCTTATCCTGTTTATATGTAATCCTTTGCAGCTTAACTTTGTATTGATAGCAATGACCCTTCTTGTTCCTGTACAGCATATCATCATTGTCTATAATATCCTGATGAGAAATTATGCAATATTATCTTTCGGTGACCATAATACCGTTATGATCGCAGGAGGGGAGATTATTGCATTGTCAGATGTATTTAATAATCAGGAGGCTAAACCTGTAAGCAATGCATCACTGCTTCTTGCCAAGGAAGAGCTGGAACAATACTATGAAGAGAGTAAACCTTATCTGAATGCCGGGTTTAAGATGCAGGACCTTGCTGTTTATTTTGAAACGAACAGAACCTATCTTTCAGGATTTATCAATAAAACCTTTGGAGTCAATTTCTCCCAATACAATAACCTGTGGCGACTAAAAGAGATGAAATATCTTCTGGAACATCCTGAACATAAAGATAAAAACCAGGAAGAACTCGCTCTGATGGCTGGGTTCTCTACTCCAAGAGCATACTGGAGAGCCAAAAAAGCTGCAGAACAAAAGGTTGAACAAAAAGACAATGAATAA
- a CDS encoding AraC family transcriptional regulator yields MKIITLPDELNVDQSQSVHIFDYQSSKEIAKQQIVLNQNTFSFLTEGTKDVIFDNSALSIDNSKFLIMKSGHCLMTERLSNIRNYRSVLLFFSNETLLKFIRKTELNQIKPTEYKSVYSFGYDEFTQRFVSSLLDISKLSRDTQKKLLVLKLEEIILYLTEIHGTEFLYSLIENSNDTTQKFIRTVETNQLSKLTLKELAFLCNMSISTFKREFEKHYAESPIKWFQNRRLEHAHYLLNQEKKTSTEIYFEMGYESLSSFIQAYKSKYGITPKQHHKN; encoded by the coding sequence ATGAAGATCATCACCCTTCCTGACGAACTCAATGTAGACCAATCACAATCCGTTCATATTTTTGATTATCAAAGTTCAAAGGAAATAGCAAAACAACAAATTGTATTAAACCAAAATACATTCAGTTTTCTTACCGAAGGAACTAAAGACGTTATTTTTGACAATTCAGCTCTGTCAATAGATAATTCTAAATTCCTCATCATGAAATCCGGGCATTGCCTTATGACCGAAAGGCTCTCAAACATCCGGAATTATAGAAGTGTGCTTCTGTTTTTTTCAAACGAAACTTTACTGAAATTCATCCGGAAAACTGAACTAAACCAAATCAAACCCACTGAATATAAATCCGTTTATTCGTTTGGCTACGATGAATTTACGCAACGATTTGTAAGCAGTTTGTTGGATATTTCCAAACTTTCAAGAGATACACAAAAGAAATTGCTTGTTTTGAAGCTTGAAGAGATAATACTATATCTTACGGAAATACACGGGACCGAATTTCTTTATTCGCTAATAGAAAACAGTAACGATACTACACAAAAATTTATCCGCACTGTTGAAACCAATCAGTTAAGTAAACTGACATTAAAGGAATTGGCTTTTTTGTGCAATATGAGCATATCCACTTTTAAAAGGGAATTTGAAAAACATTATGCTGAATCGCCTATCAAATGGTTTCAGAACAGAAGGCTGGAACATGCTCATTATTTGCTGAATCAAGAGAAAAAAACTTCAACTGAAATTTATTTTGAAATGGGTTACGAAAGTTTATCTAGTTTTATTCAGGCCTATAAATCAAAATACGGTATTACTCCAAAACAACATCATAAAAATTGA
- a CDS encoding YbhB/YbcL family Raf kinase inhibitor-like protein, translating into MKKANLILVLSLIFSTALFGQKTFTLLSEDLGGETTKIQEFNGFGCSGDNQSPQLSWKNVPKGTKSFAVTMYDPDAPTGSGFWHWVMFDIPANVNELVTNSGNVKLNLAPKGAVQSITDYGIKGFGGPCPPEGHGFHQYIITVYALKTDKLGLDENKNPAIVGFNLWNQTLAKASIVAYYKR; encoded by the coding sequence ATGAAAAAAGCAAATTTGATTTTAGTGTTGTCTTTAATTTTCTCAACAGCACTTTTCGGACAAAAAACATTTACGTTATTAAGTGAAGATTTGGGTGGAGAAACTACCAAAATACAAGAGTTTAACGGATTTGGTTGCTCGGGAGATAACCAATCCCCTCAATTATCATGGAAAAATGTACCCAAGGGAACCAAAAGTTTTGCTGTCACAATGTACGATCCTGACGCACCAACAGGTAGTGGATTCTGGCATTGGGTTATGTTTGATATTCCTGCCAATGTAAACGAACTAGTAACCAATTCAGGGAATGTTAAATTGAATTTAGCTCCAAAAGGTGCTGTCCAGAGTATAACGGACTACGGAATTAAAGGGTTTGGAGGACCTTGCCCGCCTGAAGGACACGGATTTCACCAATACATTATCACTGTTTATGCCCTGAAAACCGATAAATTAGGATTGGATGAAAACAAAAATCCCGCAATTGTTGGTTTTAATCTCTGGAACCAGACGTTAGCCAAAGCGAGTATCGTTGCTTATTACAAACGATAA
- a CDS encoding GNAT family N-acetyltransferase — translation MTNISYRKLIPEESRIYRAIRLESLEKFPESFGATYKDALSIEKFRIESDIEEQTPERFVYGAFAQQELVGICTFVKNENNTGSIYQMYVKREFQGKNIGQGLIEAVISEACQKFNGIEIILEVIPGNDKAYNLYRKIGFQEMPHTSPEEISMRYVPK, via the coding sequence ATGACAAATATTAGCTACCGAAAACTTATCCCTGAAGAAAGTAGAATTTACCGAGCCATCCGCCTGGAAAGTCTGGAAAAATTCCCTGAATCTTTTGGAGCAACCTATAAGGATGCCCTGAGTATTGAAAAATTTCGTATAGAAAGCGATATTGAAGAACAAACACCGGAAAGATTTGTATATGGAGCTTTTGCTCAGCAGGAACTTGTGGGCATCTGTACTTTTGTTAAAAATGAAAACAATACCGGAAGTATTTACCAGATGTATGTAAAAAGAGAATTTCAGGGAAAAAATATCGGCCAGGGATTGATTGAGGCTGTTATTTCCGAAGCGTGTCAAAAATTTAACGGTATTGAAATCATTCTAGAGGTTATTCCCGGAAATGATAAGGCTTACAATCTGTACCGGAAAATAGGGTTTCAGGAAATGCCCCATACTTCTCCTGAAGAAATCAGTATGAGATATGTTCCTAAGTAA